In the Doryrhamphus excisus isolate RoL2022-K1 chromosome 2, RoL_Dexc_1.0, whole genome shotgun sequence genome, CACCCATCTTCAGTCATTCAATGGCAAATGCAAACAGGTTTGAACACTTTCATTATCATTATGCGATAAGTAAGAATTCTTTCGCTGTGTTATATATAAactcaaatgacaaaaaacgctGTTTTTCCTTGTGTGCCGTAAACCTCCAGTCGGTGGTTGGCATCTGGCAAGCTAGCCGCTGAGCGTAGCTGCTAACTGTTAGCCGCTAGCTGCTAGCTGCGGTGGACCTCAGCCAGCTGACGCAAGTGCAGATATTTCCACCCATCCTTGCAAGCTAAACGGATGCTGCAGAGTCACCCGCCAACACACAAATATACGCACATTCACAATACTCTCACCTCCCAAATCGATGCGATTTCCCCGAGAACAATCAATCAGAACACATGAATCTGTGAGTTTTTTAGGCGCGCCCTTATCCTGCAGGACGTTCCTCCAGTATCCCCTTCTTCTCGTctccacacacagaaaaaaagaagcCCACTCGCTGTGTTTTCTCCTTTCCTAACTACAAACAAATGCTCTAAAAGGTTTGCGTTTTATGTTTGTGGATGTGTCAGATTTCAGCATTCAGCAAATCCCCCTTGTGCTCCCTCTCTCATCACCTGCGGTAACAATCGTTTTCTCCCACTGTTATTACATTCAATGAAATACGTTGGCGATGGGCTACTACACATGCGCAGACGGAGGCAGTCAATGTGTGAATGGGGAGGAGTGGAGCAGAGGAATGGGCAGACAGATTTAAAGGTCAATTTGTTAACTTCTACCAAAACAGTGACTAAAAAGTCACCCTTCAACATATATTGGCAATACTGTTAGAATATTCTCGAAAAATGGTGCTGCCATAATAacccaaaacaaagcaaaagtgTTTTtagctatatgtgccctgtgattggctggcgaccagtccagggtttaccccgcctctcgcccgaagacagctgggataggctccagcgcccctgtgaccctcgtgaggaaaaagcggtagaaaatgaatgaatgaattaagtgtTTTTAGCCTGGATGTTTCTATACGTGAACCAGAAAGATGATGGGGAGTTAATTGGAAGCAGGCGATAATTGGACCGAAGCACCTTAAATGACATTGACCTCTAATGACATTAATGACTCTAATGAGAGCATGACATTGTATGGAAGTACATAGCAttctttgaccacatggtcatttTTAACAAGTACTATATGGGAAaatacagcagcaacagaaccaatgtagGTATAGTGGTAAGGTGCAACCTGCTTAGCCACCATTAATACTGCTGATATGTGATTGAGTGTAacgcaacattttaaagtgcatagAGAGGACACGCCCTCCAACTATAGGAGACATCGTGGATAATGGACTAGAGGCATTAAttattttgattgacatttgacatttaaaCAAGTGGACATGCCAACCTACCTTTCTTTAGAGGTGGTTGATGTTCTTGTGGTCTCTCTTTGGACTTCTTTGGTACATCAAAGGTGTTCTTCATTTGGGATACTTTGACACTTGGACTCTGATGCTCTGCCACCTGGACTTGGGTTTTAGCTCCTTCAGGTTTTTGTCGGTTTGCCTGACTTCTCTTCATTGTCTCCCTGACGAGCTTGGCCACCGGCTTGTACGACGCAATCTCTGTATGATCATCTGTCTGTGTCGTAGTTCTGGGATGAGCTAGAAGTCTGTTGTTGTCCCGTGTGAAGAGCTCTCTTCTCAGAGCAGGTTTTGGTTGCTCAGTCTCATTATCTGATGCAACCTCTGGTGCATGAACAGACTCTGCGGGGATGAAAGGATTTGTCGGCTTTTTCACAACAGGCGGCTGTGCCCTTTTaaacttattttgtttttcctggGACGCGCGTCTCTGCAACATGTCCAAGTCCATGAGGTCCTCTTCTGAGGACAGTTTGGCCATACGAGTGCAGTACTCAAAGTCGATCAAGTCCCCGTACTCGTCGTCCATGTGTTCCAGTGACAAGTGTTCCCAAGGACTGAGGTCCATGGACAAACGATGTGTGTTGGTGTAGGTGCCCCTTTCATCCCACAGTACACACATGTCCTGGTTGAACACTGGAGCGTCTCTGAGGACGCATCTGTTAAAATCAAAAGTGTGTCTCCTCCTGGCTCTGTCTTCAGAACGCAGGTTTCCTCGTCTTTGCACATCGCTGGACATCACCCGAGTTGCCTTTGGCTTAATGAATGGATTTTTAGGTTTCTTCGGAACTGGTGGAGGTGGACCTTTGACTTTAGGCCTCTCTGTCGATGGAGGCTTGTCCATCTGTCCACTCATTGCGTCTCTTTCAGGTAAAAGATGAGATAAAGGTGGAGGGGTGATGATGGCAGAAAAGCAAACAAGATCACTTTTGTTTGTcaggtgtccaaaatgtgtcgTTCCATCACAGTCTTCAATACAATCAACCCAATCGTCCTGCTTTGGACAAGAGCTCTGGTCTTTGAAGGGTATTGTTGTTCCCAAATTGCACGCAACTGCTTTTGCCCTCTTGGAGACAACACTGGCAAACCTGTCCGCTTGGGTTTTTGGTGCATGAAACCCTGAATCTGGATTTGCTGTTTCCCTAGTTTCCGAGTCAGTCAGTAAAGCGGAGTGTCCACAGTTTGATTCCTTTCTCGTCCCCATCAAGTGGTCTGCCTCCTCAAATGTATTTTGCAAGTGACCATTGGCATGTGGACACCTGCCGTCTGTCAATTCAACCCTGTCTGGCAGGCAGTTCCTGAATTGTTGCGTCACGGCTTCCTCAGCTCTATTTTTGATAGATGATTCTGTTTTGTCCCCGTCAGGTGTCTCCAGAACTACAAAGTCCTCCTCATTAGAAGGCTCGCATGAGACTCTCCATTCACCCGTATGCCCGCAAgcttgctcctcctccatagtcTCACTACAGGCCTTGCTATCAGAGGATCTCTCAAAAGTCCGTCTGTCCCCCGCAGCTCCAGTGACAGGCCAACTCTCCTCGTCTCCACCCACTGTGACTCTCAGAGGTCGCTCCCTTTGACCGAGATCCCTGATTGGCTGCTCAATTTGGGGGTCTATACGTTCTGAAACGACTGTACCGTCCCACGGCACTTTGTCCTTCTCTTGCATCTTCTCCACCTTCTGGCCCATAGTGCTGTCATACAATAAGAAAGACAGAATGACTTGTCCCCAATGTCTCACATGAACAGGCTGTTGCTATTTGTAAACCATCTTGAATCCCAACTCTATTTTGGTATATTCCTCACACCCTTTCTATCTATCTTCTCCCATTCTGTATGGCAGGAATGTTCTATTATTAGTTGGACCGCCAGTGAGTCAGGAGGCCATAAAAGAAAGCAGACACGTGAGATAAGAGGTCAGCCAGTTGACAAGGTCAGTGGACTGGACTGCGGCACATACTGTATGGCTAGACTTGTTTGTCCATGATCCATGATTGTTTTGGTTACAGTGTCCCAAAAGGTCACAGGGAATTCAAGTGCCTTGTTGGCCGAACTGAGGTTCGATGAGAGCAGAGACGTGATGAATGTTGGATAAGAGATTAGGACAAAAGCTCAGCTGACTTTAAAGTCCTGATGTGTATTTTTAGGTctgggacaaaaacaacaagtagGGGTTGCATGCTTGTTCTTGTTATGCAAAATGTACTCTTTAATGATGCGTCCTTCGAGTGTGTTTTTACCGAACATGGGAAAAATCCATCATTTACCTCATTTGTtcgctccacttttgagagaataGGCCCTCAAATGCATGCCTTTGAAATTAAAGACCTCATGAACACCCTTCcccaggcttctctacacatcttaaaacaccGCCTGGAGAACTGCCAACCAGAGGTGTGGACTTGAGTCACATGACTTGGACTCCAGTCACAATTTTGATTACTTTGGACtggacttgacaatatcatcagTGATTTTCAATTCGACTTGGACTTTGACGTCAATGACTTGGGACTTGACCCGGACTTTAGTCTGATCGGCGACAAACACAGAGGCTGTAAGTTTGAGCATTTAGTTTTtctcatttgcattaaagctacagacacacaaaacgcaGTGTGCCCTTAGTAAGGCTTACTAAAAACACTTCAAAAAaaggttagtgtgttttttataTGTCAAGATTGACACATAtgccaattcattcattcattttctaccgcttttcctcacgagggtcgcggggggtgctggagcctatcccagctgtcttcgggcgtaaggcgaggtacaccctggactggtcgccagccaatcacagggcacatatagacaaacaaccattcacactcacattcgtacctatggacaatttggagtcgccaattaacctagcatgtttttggaatgtgggaggaaaccggagtacccagagaaaacccatgcatgcacggggagaacatgcaaactccacacagagatgcccgagggtgggattgaaccctggtctcctagctgtgaggtctgcgcgctaacccctagaccaccgtgccgcccccacatATGccaatgttaattaaaaataccgtggcgacagtttgaccctgggaCACATGACTTCTCTTCAGCATCTCTTTCTTTGGATCCCAAACAGCTTTATAGGAAACTTGTGACTTTGAGTGCACCATCTATTAGTCTGGCCGTAATGAAGACTTGAGTGTTTTATCCCTTTTAACAAACAATACGACATCCAGCACACAACTACATTGTGTGTAGACAATATTTTGTTCTGTTTATGAGATATTACATACGATAGTGACATTTAACACTGAGCTAATAAATATTGTGTATACAACAATAATACTTACTGTTACATTGAAATTGAcatgtttgaaaatatgctGTGAGATGTTGAACACCAGAAGAGAACTGATAGTTCTCAAAGTGGATAATGTTTCTGCTTATGATGATACGACTAAGACACATCTTTAATATCCTTCATATCCTTGAGAGTAATGATAATGATACCAATATGACATGttcaacattaataataataaaagagggTACTTGCTTTATAGctaggaaaaaaatgaaagggtgtccattttttcctcccttgaagggatagttcagatttttttaaaatcaagttGTATGAGATCATCATCAGCAGCGTAATGCAGACTTGTGGTCGGTGATCAGACCTTACAATCCCTCGCCGTTACTGTACCGCACTGTAACCTGTCCATTGTTGAATATGTCTTCCACAGGGGATGAAGAGATTGTTTTACGACAGACGTAGGGGTCTGCGCCCGCGCATGCAACTACGTTCCACATCACCGAAATCAGACCAGGACTCGGATCACAGGACTAAGTGGGAGGTAAGTtaccgttgatgcactacactgggcattttggctattttatATTTAGAAAAGCAACCTATGTCGATATGTTCatacttaatatatttaaaGATGACAAAGCAGTGacaaagcatattattaatgttattagtTTTAACAATTCAACTACTTCTTTGCTATGTTCTTATATGAGCTTAAAGTTTACCACACTTTACACAGTTGGTTTGGACTGAATGGTAATTCAAGACTACAACTCTTTGGTTCAAAGTTGGCAGTTCGACCTCACACGCTCCAGGAAATAGTTGGGAgtgtgaaacaaaaaaaaaatgtaggcaACTTACTGATGAGGCGTCCCACGTTCTTCGTAGTCAAGTTCAGGCAGGCTAAATCACGGAATGACTTGTAAACACAGTGAAAGATGTTTCTCTGCGTTTGGGAGATTTGCTTCAGATGTGACTGGCCTCATGATGCCAGAATGCTTAATAGGAATAACTCAATAAGATACTCCCGTCTTTTCTCTCTGTTTAACCCAGGAGTGTCCTGAGTCCTGCCAGGGACTATTTGTGGCATGCCGCTcactttttaaaatagttttttcccACCCTCTGCATCAATGCTAACAGTGCGTTATTCAGTCTTATTACTTATCCTGTTGACGATATTagataataaatataaagttgactataggggtgttattcaatgtgtacagggctctaatgttattttttttagaagctcataaacaagttttttgGCTTTAATGTTTTTGCAACTATAGTGGAACCTCAGCTTTATTGCCACAAATATGTCTCggttttaataatacatttggacAAACCGAACTTAACCAAGAGAGCATACTTTTTGTTTGATTCCAATGGTTTATTTACAGAATAAACAGACCAGACGGTGTTTGaacagaaaatgtaaacaatgaacattatgaaaaacaaaaaaagaataccAGAGCATCCAGGTAGGTGCGTTTGATAAATGCCATTCGTTCGCTTCTCCTATTCAGCAGTCTTGTGCTTTGTAAATTCCCATTTTGGACTTCACTGGCTGTTAAAGAGTAACGTaagaacaaacactttgcaGTGCCTTTCATATTATCCACCAGAAAAACCAGTCCACACTGATACATACAGTGCAATCATTTTAAATCATCCCTGCtttaaattaaacataaaaGGTTCTTCAGCCAGCTCGAACCCCATAAAATGGAGCACGCATTTCAACAACATCAAACAAAtacaatattcataaaaatggaAGTCCATGAAGAAgtgtatatattgtttatatattagCATCGGCTGACAGAAGTGTTTGCATACATTATGTGTCCCAAGTTATGATTTATACTGAGGTGTATTCAGACGTGAGGATGTAAATAATGCTTGCTAAGCCTATGATGACGCCAATAGCTAAGGCTGAGATTAAGGCACTTAAATACAAAAGAAAAGATTTAAAAACATGATGTAAACAGTGTTGTGGTCAGGGCACAGAAATACAGTAGAATAATACTATCTATTGTAGTTTTGTAGGTTTCAGTGAAAATAGGCTAAATTAGCTTAGTCAAAGCTAACCTATTCTGATTAGGTTCACATTTATTGTTGTGACACTTCTgtggaagttttttttgtaattattttgttttggggGGCTGGATATTCCCATATATGGATCTCTTTAAAGTAATAGGAAACCTCTTTATTCGCCAATGTAAGATGTAAACAAAAGTGAGATTAACAACGTTCTATTACTATATTCAGACAAGCACAGTGATGTGAAATACACTCTTCTACTCCCGAAcctctgcacacaaaagggtgaaaatgtgtcaaaacatgcactcctactgtattctttttttttgacaaatacaccacatggtggcgccgCTATTAAACTTACTTAGAAATTTTCACACAGCTCAATCGCAATCTATAAAACACCCATTGCAATTTTAGGGTGTTTAGCCAAATCACACATGATGTTGTCCTCCGTTTTTGTGTTGTATATTAGTAGCTGCATCGTACAGTAAATCACACTGCTATCTCaatatacagttgtccctcgcaaCATTGCAGTCTGATTATTGCAGCCTcactatattgcatttttacaaagaatatttacattaatgaataaattatcaccgttttgtggtagactatggtatattattagtccaaacgcaagtgatatacagtattctggtcactaggtggcagcaatgacacaaaacattgcatcaagtcagccatggcatttcCGACATgatacagtgaaaaaaaaaaaactcctcacattccgtgtgaaagtggtacgttttgggcTTCTTAAATCTAGAATAAAACATTTGAGGCTAAATGGTTAGGTTGGTAGCTTGCGGCCGtcttgagtccctgcagcattaGAGTTGCGCAATGTAAACTAAgaataatacgagtgtaaaggttaaTATGGggttatttcatgactacagggctctaataatgttaaaagccctAACTGTAATGAGGGACGACTATACTTGAgggttttaaataaataaataatttaccttaatttaagaaataaattaCAAGTATTGTATGCTTTATGCTTATGTAAAAAATTACTCGACTTTTACACGAAATTTAGCAGACACATTAGGTATTTGTCTTGAATCAGTTTAAACAGAttgtgttttaactgtgtataaatgaatgaatgttgtattttaacgtatcttttactctgtttacatttttctgtaaagtgtctctgagtattttgaaaagcactatacaaataaaatgtattattattattattattattattagatgtaTGCTATCATGTCTTCTAAAACATTCTGACCACAACCCACAGGGGGCGCCAAAATGTCACATACAGTCACGTAAACATTATTAATCTCACAGTACCTATTGTTATTCTTTTGTTTACATCTTCTTACATTAGCAAGGTAGATTGTTGGCCAAATTTTCTATGTATCACCTAAAATGGGCCAGGAACTTGGCTGAATGTGGTTGCATCATGTCCACTCAGGGTATTAAAGGGTTAAAAAAAGAgggtaaagacaaaaaaacccatCTAATTATTGAAATCTAACTTGTGGAGCAACCCGGCAGCTCCAAGTAGGGATCCAGTAAGGATGGCGAACAAGAGGAAGTATTGTTAAAGCAAAACAACttccacaaaaaatatacagtgtCCTTGTGATGGTTAAATGACTTGCATTCGCTTTCTACATGCCCTGTGAAGATTTCCAGCACACCCAGCGTGCCAAAAGAGCAACATCAACCAAACACTAAACATGTGTACAACATCTTTGGATTGGTGGcacaaatgatatatatatatatatatatatatatatatatatatatatatatatatatatatatatatatatatatatatatatatatcattatatcattATGTAAAAGACTGGAGTGGCACAAGTGTGTTCCTATATTAATAAAGGAAGTGGCAGatatataatactgtaatactgcgAAGCCATGCATGGGTGTTCAAAGCCAAAGCCCACTTAACAACACATTAACTGCCGGAAGCATGGGAACTCCTGACGCTTTTAGAAAAAAGATGGGCTAGTTTTGCTCCAATGATAAAAATACCAGTGAACCAGGACCAAATATGTGATGCAAAATGCACCCTgtacactgcaaaaaaacaccaatCTCAGCAAAaccaaggtaaaaaaaattgctCATTTTTGACTGAACTCTTACTATGGTAGAATAATGGCTTCAGAAATATGGACTCAAATCTGAGATACGACGCGGAACTGCTTGAATCAAATCCAAGCTTTCTGGATGTTGGTGTATTATTTTCTTTACTGTAATTGAGCATCTGTTCATTAACCACATAGTCTCCTATCATCGCCGGGTGCATGGCCTACAAAAGCAGATAAGTGCCGGGGTCTTAATTAGTACTGTGTGACAACACACCAACACATCCTCTGATGTAGGGTTTATTTGTATTaacgccacaagatggcagtagctgcatccGGCAGCTTTATCTATCTCTGCGTGTACTTTAATAtgttgctgtactgttgtttacaattaacTCATTAGCGGTATTAATGCTGGCTGCGCAGTTGGCCCCTTACCaccattacaacattggttctgttgctgctgtgttgtatgTAATGCAGCATACTTGATAATCAAGAGTTCTCCCGGTTCCAGTTTCTCATGCGGTCCTTgatgctattacaacattggttctgttgctgttgtATTGTGTACAtggtaagaaaaaatattttttgtgaaaaatcgGATAAATCAGATATTTAATCTCACTTGGGCTTGAGTTTTTGCAGTGTACAGTATCTGTCCATAGCAGAGTATTGAACTACAAGTGTGGTCACTGCCTCAAAAAACTGTAAACAATGCaatgcttttaatttgaaatattttcttGTGGGGACATAGTCTTGGCGGTCTGACTGAAAACGACCATCACGCTTCTTCAGTAGTAAGTACTGTTTGAGTTGAATTGTGGATTATACAGCACAGAACACCAAGGTGTTTAGGCGTTTTCCTTCGCATGGCCGTCATTTCTTTGCAGTTCAAAGAACCACAAACCTGGGATCTCACCATCCATTCTGCTGTGTAAAAATTCTAAAGGTTCCTCAGCCAGGTTCCAGAAGGGTCTTTAGTCTGATTGGATGCTAACCAGCTTCATGGATCCTTCGAGAACTCCTGCAGCTTTGGGCTGGCAACACTTCAAAGTCAGGACAGTCAACTCTGTCACTGAAGCTCAGGCTACTCAGTCAAGGCACCAGCCGATCCTCCCGCATCAAATTTGGCAGATTCACCAATTCCACATAGCATTTGGTTCCCTCACTGGATTTCTGCTGGATTTCCAGTCTGTCCGTCCACCTCAGCTTCATCCATAGTCTCTACTGAGTTAGACACGTGTGTTGGGTCTTCACAGCTCATGGGCGACACCACTTTCTGACGGTTGTCTAGCGGGATGGTGGTGGGGGAACAACGGTATAGGTGGCTACTGGAGACGAGTGGACTGGAAGTAAAAATGGTCCCAGGAGGGTCTATGCATATGGTGGGGAGAGTGCAGTGGCGAGATGGGTTAAGGCGGTGGGAACGTCCCCCTGCTGGACGGTCGCAGCGCCGCCCTTGTGGTAGGCGAAGGCAGTCTTTACAGGACTGGTAGGAGGGTTTGACTTTTAAAGGGTTGCCAGGGGTGGCGCTGTCCTGATTGGAtgaaaaacacagcaacagtCAGTGACAGCAGCATAGGCAATATTACacattattttacacttttacacttCATTTAGACACACGTTATTAATCCATAATAGAAATTTCTTGGTTCCAAGTTGTAGAAGAAAAAGACCAATACtcttaaataaaatgcaatgcaatatgaataaaatataataagtcATAAAACAATATAAGAAACAAGATTTTCATATAAATACAAGTACATTTACAGTTTATACAAGAGAGGGCAGATAATGTTGTGAATGATCTTTTACAGACAGGTGAGGTATTATAGACGTTCACCTGTAACGTTCACTGTGGCAACGGAACTGGAGGAGTCCGTTGGAGAATAAGCTCTACTGCCCCTCTATTGTCCGATGGAGTGGGTGGGGTTGTCAATAATAATGGATTATATGATATGATGacaaaatatgtacatatgtacattaaattaaacaaataggctgcacggcggacgagtggttagcacgcaggcctcacagctaggatacccgagctcaattccaccctctgccatctcttgtgtggagtttgcatttgtgggttttctctgggtactccggtttcctcccacattccataaaaggCATAATGCAACAAGAAAAAGCTTCAATCAGAAACCTACatgaccctgtgtgaaaaaaCTGATTGCTCCCCTACAGAAAGAAAGTAATTGagacatttctaaagctttgggactaacagctaaccacagtgagaggTGTTATGTATATGTGGCGAAAACATGAAGAGttgtgaaccttcccaggagtgactGGTCAACCAAAGTTATCCCAAGAGAATCAACactgcctctgctggttgcagctaaGTCCTGCACACATTTTGCTTTGATTGTTTCAGGAGAGGCATTTACTAtagcaatgaatgaataacatttctCAAGAACATACGATAgagagcaggcctcacagctaggagacccgagttcaattccaccctcggccatctctgtgtggagtttgcatgttctccccgtgcatgcgtgggttttctccgggtactccggtttcctcccacattccaaaaacatgctaggttaattggccactccaaattgtccataggtatgaatgtgagtgtgaatggttgtttgtctatatgtgccctgtgattggctggccaccagtccagggtgtaccccgcctctcgcccgaagacagctgggataggctccagcacccccgggaccctcacgaggataagcagtagaaaatgaatgaatgaaatgaaacaaatttTAACTCACATCAAAGGCGGCCGGGCAGCTGCGTTTGGCAGCTAGCCGGTTGCTGTTGTTGGTGTTCAAGTTGGCAAGGCCTAACCGGCTCTCTTCCCCGGATCGCTTTCCTTCAGAATGGGCGGGGGTTTGAGCCAGGGCGGCCATCTCGGCTTCCTCCTTCTTGGCCTCTTCTTCGTCCTCTTCCTCAAGCGTACTGAACTCCAGCCTCAGTCTCATGTCTTCCAGGGGGTCGAGGCGCCCGCATGTCTGAGCGGCCGTGCCCTCGCCTGGCAACGTTAGATGAGCCATGGGGAAACCCTCGTCCTCCAGGAGTGCATCTCTCTCCACGTCTTCGATCTCGATGAAGACTCTCTCCATTCCGAGCAGAGGGGGGCCCCGCACTGGGGTCGAGGGCTCGCTGTCTAACGCAGAGTCTGACAGGCGCCTgaagtagtagttgtagttgaGGGAGTCGAGGGGTTCCATCTCTAGACCTCGACAGGGCGACGCCCCACAACCTCCCCAGgcttcctcctctccctcttGGCCCGAACACCGGCTGGATGCTTGTAGCTCATCTGAGCCTTCCTCATCACTTCCTGGTCTCCATAGCTTGTTGTGCCGCTGCTTACTGGAAAGTGAAAAAAGTGGCAATAGCTGTGTGTTTGCAGTAATCGAGTTTTATGCAAAAACCTACAGTACCTCGCATCCAGTATTCCCTCATATTCTGCAAGCTGTCTCATGAAACCTGCGTTAGGCTGAGCGATGCTTCGCTTCTGCTTGACAAAGTTATACGCTTTTTCCAGAGGCCAACCATACTCTTTCATAGCGTAGGCGATAACAGTGGAGGCGGAGCGGCTTACACCCATCTTACAGTGCACCAGGCACTTGGAACTGTTCTTCCTGGAGGACAAAACACATATTAACAGCACATTAGAAGATCCAGGACACTTTGGAGAGACTacgtctctcaactggcctgggaacaccttgagaTCAGTCGGCCTCTGCGACCCGACCTCGGCTGCAACTACTATTACTacagtgtgtatatgtgtcaCCTGgctttgacaataaagttgtatgtGTCGTTCCAGTGGGCTAGCAGGTCGGTGGCGTCCTCGTCATACACGCGGACATTATGGTAGGAGAACATCCCTGGGAAGAAGTTGTCAATCTCTCTGGTCACATTTAGAATGTAGCCCACTCTGAAACAAATACCCAAGCTTCTGTTGGTCGTGCTACATGGAGCAATGAAAACCAAGAGTTGCTGATCCTTACCCACAGTCGCGCAGTTCTTCGAGGTTGGAAGCGTTCCATTCTGAGCCCTATACAAGCAAAAGCGCTGTATCAGAATAACTGCCATGTACTGTACTTAAAACCTATGATAGATAGTGATAATTCTCACCAAATAGACATGGTCAAAGATAACGGTGGCCTTGTCCATCTGTCCCAGTATCAACAACATCTCATTATCTATGAACTCCTTGTATTCGGTCAGGTTGCAACTCATATGCTGCTCCAGCTCCGTACGAATCTGAGGAGAAGGcagaaaagtcaaacaaaaaattctagaatattgaaatataaataaagaagtcatacagataaaaaaaaaacagtagaaccCTCATTGGAATGAAGGTCTCATACCTCCTTGGAAGTGATGTTCTCCAAGTCTTGAAACATCATGATGCTGCGTAGCTTTGCTTTAATGAGACACTCAGTCCGCTCCCTCTCAGTCGGCCTGCACCAAATTACACAAAATCAGAGCTGCCCCTTTTAAGAATAAGCACCCCTCATATGCACAAGAGATCCATGTTGACAATTTATATTTAGCGAGTAACGGCACGCAGCACACTTGTCGGCCTGATGCCGATctgaaagctgcataaacccctcAACGATGCAATGACCAGAGCCAAGA is a window encoding:
- the ssh1b gene encoding protein phosphatase Slingshot homolog 1 isoform X2, producing MRLMVRASRKASRLPHLLEKTVWTQRGIVLSESFFMVKGAALFLQQGGSTEGPRTPTHHKHAGDLPQHLQVMFKILRSEDRIKLAVRLESGWSERVRYMVVIYTNGHQDTEENIVLGMDFTDKDRKSCSIGMVLPLWSDTNIHLDGDGGFSVNTAGRSHVFKPVSVQAMWSALQVLHKACEVSRRFNYFPGGIALTWMAFYESCITSEQSCINEWNAMTDLETTRPDSPTMFVDRPTERERTECLIKAKLRSIMMFQDLENITSKEIRTELEQHMSCNLTEYKEFIDNEMLLILGQMDKATVIFDHVYLGSEWNASNLEELRDCGVGYILNVTREIDNFFPGMFSYHNVRVYDEDATDLLAHWNDTYNFIVKARKNSSKCLVHCKMGVSRSASTVIAYAMKEYGWPLEKAYNFVKQKRSIAQPNAGFMRQLAEYEGILDASKQRHNKLWRPGSDEEGSDELQASSRCSGQEGEEEAWGGCGASPCRGLEMEPLDSLNYNYYFRRLSDSALDSEPSTPVRGPPLLGMERVFIEIEDVERDALLEDEGFPMAHLTLPGEGTAAQTCGRLDPLEDMRLRLEFSTLEEEDEEEAKKEEAEMAALAQTPAHSEGKRSGEESRLGLANLNTNNSNRLAAKRSCPAAFDDSATPGNPLKVKPSYQSCKDCLRLPQGRRCDRPAGGRSHRLNPSRHCTLPTICIDPPGTIFTSSPLVSSSHLYRCSPTTIPLDNRQKVVSPMSCEDPTHVSNSVETMDEAEVDGQTGNPAEIQ